Sequence from the Candidatus Margulisiibacteriota bacterium genome:
AATACCGTAAAACAAATCGATCTGGAGGAAGACGTAGCCGATCAGATAAAGGGTTTTATCCAGGAAAATAATCTCTCGGAATACGCAGTGGTTAAAGTTGATGATTATCAAATCAAGTTGATGATGACACAATCGGTCATGTTCCAAAAAGGAAGTTTTGAGCTTATGGAAACAAGTGAGCCCGTATTGGAGAAACTCACAGAGCTTCTCACTAAAATTTCCAATCATGTAGTTATTGAAGGCCATACTGATGATTTACCCATACAAGGCGGATCGAATTTTGATTTATCTACCAAAAGGGCTCTGGCTGTACTGCAATTTTTTACAGACCGCAATATGTCGCCTGCCCGATTTTCTATAGCCGGATATGGCAGTTTCAGACCAATTGCTAAAAATGACACAGAAGAAAACAGGCAAAGGAACAGACGGGTAGAAATCAATATCATCCGAAAACATCGCGATTTGTTAACTAAATAATCTATAAAAACCTTCTCTTTCGTCAACCGCTTGTTTACAATAGTTATAGATAAATTTTTATTGGGGGATATTTATATATACACGTTAAAGTGTATACCGGATATGTATAACTATAATGTATAGAAACATTTTTTTCAAACTTCTTATATTTACGGTTGTCCTTTTTAATATCAATATAGCTTTTTCTCTGGATATAAACGAAGTTACCATTCTGCAGAAAGATCTGGAGCAGAAAGCCCAGAATATTTTGGATAAATATATTGGGGCAAACAATTCTGTTGTTAATGTAATAATCAGCCTAAAAAAAGAAAATGTTACCACATACATGTACACTAATGAAGAAAACAAGCTGAACAATAAACCGGCGGATGAAGATATAGCCAAAACCAACGAAAACCTGCCCGGGTATTCTATCCTGGCGCCAAAGCAGAAAGTTTTTGATTCAGTAAATACTATTTCCAAAACTACCTCACAGGTTTCTATCGAACAGGCGATAGATAGAATTAATGTATCAATGGTAATAGACAACCGGATTGATAACAAAAAGGTCGCTGAAGTGGAAAAAATCATCCCTAATGTTTTGAAACTTGATCTGGCAAGAGGAGACAAACTACAGACTCTGAGACTGGATTTTAATCAGGCACCTATTACAAAAGTTCCTGAAACTACCAAAGGTAATGAAAAAACAACGGTTGCTGAAAAAAATCCTGATAAATTTGCTTCAAAATTAGGAAACACTCTAAAATCACCGGATGTTATTAAAATTTATGTAATATACGGTTTTATTTTGGTAATTGTGCTAATACTTTCCATGGTTTTTATCATAGGCATCAGTATTATTGCCAGACAAATCAGGGTAACCGCTCCTAAACCTACTGAGGACCAAAAGGCAGCTGCCCCAGCAACAAAAAAGGAAGAAGAGGCAGAAGAAACACTACCGGATGTACTTCAAACACAAGCAGCGGGATCCTCTGGCAGAGGCAAGTTCGAGGACATGGCAAAAAAAATTATTGAGACGAGAGGCGGTGAGAAGCCTTTATTCGGCTTTATTAATGAAAATAATATAGGGAAGCTGCCTTATCTTCTAAAAAATCAGAGCATTGAGAAAAAAATCGCTGTATTGAATTTCATCAGACCGGACCTAGCCGCGATTTTGTTTCAAAATTTTTCACTGGCGGATCAAAAAGACCTGGTGATAAATCTCAGTCTGGAGACAAAATTGTCGCCAGATGAAATCAGACAATTTTCTAATGAAATTGAAGCGCAAATAGATTTTCTTGTCGGCGGTAAAAGCTTTACTCAACAAATATTTGACTACGTAAATAACGATGTCAGCAAGGTTATTCTATATGAAGTAGGTAAAGAAAACAAAAAATTGGCTGATGATATAGCTAATAATATTTTTGTGTTTGAAGATTTGCAGTATCTGGAAAAACGCTATGTGCAGGCAATAGTTCGTAATATCGGGGTTAAGGATTTTTCCATCGCACTCGGTGCATCCGATGAAAAATTCACAGCTACTATCTATTCTTTTTTAAGTGAAGGTGTTGTTGATCTGCTCAAACAATCTATGTCTTTAATGAAGCAGCAACCTCGTTCCAAGATTAATGAAGTACAACAAAAAGTTGTCCAGCAATTAAGAGCTTTAAACAAGGAAGGTTTTATTGCCAGTAAAAAGGATTTGATCCCTGGTGAGACCAACAAAACAATTTCAGAACCGAATAACACCATGCAGGGAAACGAACCTGAATAAAAAAATAAATATTCATATTTTTTAATTGCGAAATTTGTGTTATAACTAAAGTCAGCGTTAATAGGAAAAAAATGAAAAAAATTTTATTAATAGATGATGAAAAAGATTTGCGCAGTATATTTAAGATATTCCTGCTAGGCATTAAAAATATCGAGTTTTTTGAAGCCGGGGATGGCAAAGAAGGAATAGAAATGGCTCGTTCATATAATCCTGACCTGATAATAATGGACTATAGAATGCCTATTATGAACGGACTGGAAGCCACAAAGGAAATTAGAAGTTCTCTGACATCAGAAAAGGTGCCGATTATTATGTATACCGGGTACGCCAAAGAACTGGATATGCAGGAAGCGATAATCGCAGGCTGTAACGAAGTTGTTTACAAGCCAATTAATACTAAAGACTGGATGCAGATTATTTACAAGTATATCGGGATTGAATAAAACTTTTATTTTTTGTAATTTATTTTCAACATTTTAGTACCCGAGACGTATTCTTCTATTACCGGCTCTGTAATATTATTAATGTTATTTATCAGCTCTTTTATGCGGTTGATCTGCTCATTTATTAATGTCAGAACACTCACAAGTTCTTTATCTTTTTGCAATTTTAATCTTGTTTCCAAAAGTCCCATGGCCATTACCATAGCCGCCAAAGGATTGTTTATCTCATGATTTAGGGAGACAGCCATTTGAGAGATAGTGGCGAGTTGCTCGGACTTGGCTTGCATGTTCATAAGATTTTTCAGGTCTGCGGCCATTTCATTGAGCGATTTAGCCAGTTGTCCGAATTCATCGATATTATTAGTCTGAATTTGATGGTCCAGATTTCCCTTACGGTAGATTTGTAATCCTGTATAAATGCTTTTAATCGGTTTTTCCAGAATGAAAGAGATAAGAAATCCGAGGCCCAGAAAGACACAAACCGAAACCGTTAAAACAACCAGCACCGTTCTTTCCCCCTGATTGATTCCGGACAGAGCTACACGTTCAGCTTGCTTAATCACGTAAGTTACCTGTAGTTTGGGATCGGTTACCATACCAACAATTACCGGTTCGTTATTATATATTACGCGACGAAATGAATTATTTTCTATAGAAATATTGCGTAAAGGATCATTCTTCGTGATTTCCCTGTTTTGCAATATTGAATAATAAAACTCATCTACCATATCCAGGTCAAGAGATGTAGCTTTCTGAATCTGATCAAAAATAGCAACCAAATGTTTCAGGTTAAAGAAAGCCGCGAAAGAATACATATATTCGTCATTTTCAGACAGTACAGGAACAGAGATAAATAATTTATCCTTTATAAGAGCTATATATGGTTTAATCATTTTATTTTTATTTATAGCTTCCAGATATAAGGGCAGGGTAACAACATCCTGACGAGTATCAATAAATTCCTGCGAGACATCCGCCAGCAGAATATTCTGGCTGCTAATGACCAGACATTTGTCTATATCGGGATTATTACGCAGAGAATCATAAAGATAAGCTCCCAGAATAAAAGCATTTTCCAGGTTAAATTGTGTGCTTTTTTGTAAATTATTTAACAGAGCCGTATTTCTCTCAGTATATTTATTAATTTCATTTTTCAGAGTATAGCCCATGTTCAAAAAAGTTTTTTGCTGGCTATCCACTATTGCCCTTTTGGTGATGGTCAGAATAGTCAGAGAGGTCAGCAGTAAGGAAACAGTTATAAGTATAGTGAAAATCAGCAAAAATTTAAAAAGTATTTTGGACCTGAGCAGATCATAAATCAGCAAAACATTAATCAAAGAAAATTTGGATGTATAGATGGTTATATAATCAAGAATAAGCAGACTAAGAAGTATTAAGAACATTAATTGGGTTAAAGAAAATCCTGATGAGGGAATGAAAGTTAAGAGTAACGAAACTGCCAGTGTTACAAAACCGTATAACTGATAGCCCTTTTTATTGAAACTGTAAAAAAGGGCTACAAAACCCAGTGCAAGGTAAGGTACAAGCTTAACCCATAAAGTCACTACAGGTAAAACGAGAGTCAAACCTATGGCAGCCGCCAGAACATAGAGGAGGGGTTTGAATATTTTATCATCCAATTTTTTGTCCATTTTAAGATCGACAACCATAATAATCGGGAAAACAATGGTAAAAGCTAAAAATAAACGATAGACATTTTCCGTTATAAAAGCACCAAAAACAGCATATTCCGTATAACTTTTTATGAAAGAAAGTACGGGAATAAAAAGCAAAAGAATGAACCCAATGATATTAAACTTAAAGATTGTTTTTTCGGTTTTCTTTTCAGTGGAAAAAAATTTATAGGTAAATATCGTACAAACCGATGTAACGATGATAATTGTTAGCAAAGAAATATATAAATATATTGAAGAAGTTATCAT
This genomic interval carries:
- a CDS encoding response regulator, whose protein sequence is MKKILLIDDEKDLRSIFKIFLLGIKNIEFFEAGDGKEGIEMARSYNPDLIIMDYRMPIMNGLEATKEIRSSLTSEKVPIIMYTGYAKELDMQEAIIAGCNEVVYKPINTKDWMQIIYKYIGIE
- a CDS encoding histidine kinase dimerization/phospho-acceptor domain-containing protein, giving the protein MITSSIYLYISLLTIIIVTSVCTIFTYKFFSTEKKTEKTIFKFNIIGFILLLFIPVLSFIKSYTEYAVFGAFITENVYRLFLAFTIVFPIIMVVDLKMDKKLDDKIFKPLLYVLAAAIGLTLVLPVVTLWVKLVPYLALGFVALFYSFNKKGYQLYGFVTLAVSLLLTFIPSSGFSLTQLMFLILLSLLILDYITIYTSKFSLINVLLIYDLLRSKILFKFLLIFTILITVSLLLTSLTILTITKRAIVDSQQKTFLNMGYTLKNEINKYTERNTALLNNLQKSTQFNLENAFILGAYLYDSLRNNPDIDKCLVISSQNILLADVSQEFIDTRQDVVTLPLYLEAINKNKMIKPYIALIKDKLFISVPVLSENDEYMYSFAAFFNLKHLVAIFDQIQKATSLDLDMVDEFYYSILQNREITKNDPLRNISIENNSFRRVIYNNEPVIVGMVTDPKLQVTYVIKQAERVALSGINQGERTVLVVLTVSVCVFLGLGFLISFILEKPIKSIYTGLQIYRKGNLDHQIQTNNIDEFGQLAKSLNEMAADLKNLMNMQAKSEQLATISQMAVSLNHEINNPLAAMVMAMGLLETRLKLQKDKELVSVLTLINEQINRIKELINNINNITEPVIEEYVSGTKMLKINYKK
- a CDS encoding FliG C-terminal domain-containing protein — protein: MYRNIFFKLLIFTVVLFNINIAFSLDINEVTILQKDLEQKAQNILDKYIGANNSVVNVIISLKKENVTTYMYTNEENKLNNKPADEDIAKTNENLPGYSILAPKQKVFDSVNTISKTTSQVSIEQAIDRINVSMVIDNRIDNKKVAEVEKIIPNVLKLDLARGDKLQTLRLDFNQAPITKVPETTKGNEKTTVAEKNPDKFASKLGNTLKSPDVIKIYVIYGFILVIVLILSMVFIIGISIIARQIRVTAPKPTEDQKAAAPATKKEEEAEETLPDVLQTQAAGSSGRGKFEDMAKKIIETRGGEKPLFGFINENNIGKLPYLLKNQSIEKKIAVLNFIRPDLAAILFQNFSLADQKDLVINLSLETKLSPDEIRQFSNEIEAQIDFLVGGKSFTQQIFDYVNNDVSKVILYEVGKENKKLADDIANNIFVFEDLQYLEKRYVQAIVRNIGVKDFSIALGASDEKFTATIYSFLSEGVVDLLKQSMSLMKQQPRSKINEVQQKVVQQLRALNKEGFIASKKDLIPGETNKTISEPNNTMQGNEPE
- a CDS encoding flagellar motor protein MotB, which codes for MSEAHKEEEVDVETKLLSTTKWAMSYGDMMSVLMILFLLLYSFAAMGSSADMLKKINKFQQSFGAKENSSLANTVKQIDLEEDVADQIKGFIQENNLSEYAVVKVDDYQIKLMMTQSVMFQKGSFELMETSEPVLEKLTELLTKISNHVVIEGHTDDLPIQGGSNFDLSTKRALAVLQFFTDRNMSPARFSIAGYGSFRPIAKNDTEENRQRNRRVEINIIRKHRDLLTK